The following are from one region of the Leptospira neocaledonica genome:
- the cyoE gene encoding heme o synthase, which yields MNSFLSDWNQMIKPRVSSLVLATAVPGLYLGSPSAPSTLLVFMTMLGTFLMSSASFIFNQILEKDRDAKMKRTANRPIPAGRISKAQAWIVGFAMTFAAFAVLYYFANLLTAICAFAALLAYVFLYTILLKPRTHQNIVIGGVAGCVGPLIGYAAVSNSLPLPAWILFLMIFLWTPAHFWALAIFLKEDYSDANFPMLPVVKGVKETGRSILFYTVLYVGSVIAFYWAEPSMGWLYMISSVVLSISIIYLSVKLFQNPEPKFARGFFFFSILHLFLINILILIDHSIAA from the coding sequence ATGAATAGTTTTCTTTCAGACTGGAACCAAATGATCAAGCCTAGGGTAAGCTCCCTAGTTTTAGCCACTGCTGTGCCTGGTTTATATCTTGGTTCTCCTTCTGCACCTAGCACACTTCTGGTCTTTATGACAATGCTGGGAACTTTTTTAATGTCTTCTGCTTCTTTCATTTTCAATCAAATCTTGGAAAAAGATAGAGATGCAAAAATGAAACGGACTGCAAATCGTCCTATCCCTGCAGGAAGGATCAGTAAGGCGCAAGCTTGGATCGTAGGATTTGCGATGACCTTTGCTGCTTTCGCAGTTTTATATTATTTTGCAAATTTACTCACTGCGATATGCGCGTTTGCAGCACTTCTCGCATATGTTTTTCTATATACCATACTTTTAAAACCAAGAACACATCAGAATATCGTAATAGGTGGAGTGGCGGGTTGTGTAGGACCTCTGATCGGTTACGCTGCCGTTAGTAATTCTTTACCTTTGCCGGCTTGGATCTTATTCCTAATGATCTTTCTCTGGACCCCGGCTCATTTCTGGGCACTTGCTATCTTTTTGAAAGAAGATTATAGCGACGCAAATTTCCCGATGCTTCCTGTTGTAAAAGGTGTAAAGGAAACTGGACGATCTATTTTGTTCTATACGGTTCTGTACGTGGGATCTGTGATCGCATTCTATTGGGCGGAACCTTCCATGGGTTGGTTGTATATGATCTCTTCCGTGGTGTTGAGCATCTCCATAATTTATCTTTCCGTTAAATTGTTCCAAAATCCTGAGCCTAAATTTGCAAGAGGATTTTTCTTCTTTAGTATTCTTCATTTGTTTTTGATCAATATCTTGATTTTGATCGATCATTCTATCGCAGCTTAA
- a CDS encoding COX15/CtaA family protein, translating to MIASTYSHFRKFSLFLVLYSVLIFLNLLYGPLVRATDSGLACPDWPFCFGKIFPDFDFNIFMEVGHRYYSGFLGMVLIAGTIWAAIVPELRKPFLGYFILGILLIASQVTLGGLTVLLSLDPATVNLHLLNAILFLLCIVTATFKARVLSKSINSNEFLTKQSLFQKDQIPLLIGVLLIFFQIILGGRVSSNYAGLACLEFPTCNGEWVPSVPEPKIQIQVQHRLGAYLVTFYVLLINLYGIFKGFSAETKKYVRTAIILLILQIGLGIVNVYAKLPKLVTAAHTGVAILLFLSVYAVWVQRASELSKSRVS from the coding sequence ATGATCGCTTCTACTTATTCTCATTTCAGAAAGTTTTCTCTCTTTCTGGTCTTATATTCGGTTTTAATTTTTCTAAACTTATTGTATGGACCACTTGTGCGAGCCACTGATTCTGGACTCGCTTGTCCTGATTGGCCTTTTTGTTTCGGTAAAATTTTTCCTGACTTCGATTTTAATATTTTTATGGAAGTCGGACATAGATACTATTCCGGATTTTTAGGAATGGTTCTTATAGCCGGCACCATCTGGGCTGCAATCGTTCCTGAATTAAGAAAACCTTTCTTAGGTTATTTTATCTTAGGGATCTTGCTCATCGCTTCTCAAGTTACATTGGGAGGTTTAACTGTTCTTCTTTCTTTGGACCCCGCGACCGTAAATCTTCACTTATTGAATGCGATCTTGTTTTTACTTTGTATAGTTACGGCGACGTTTAAAGCGCGAGTGCTTTCAAAATCTATAAACTCAAACGAGTTTTTAACAAAACAAAGTTTGTTTCAGAAGGACCAGATCCCTCTTCTGATAGGAGTATTATTAATATTCTTCCAAATCATCTTGGGAGGAAGAGTAAGTTCCAATTATGCAGGACTTGCTTGTTTAGAATTCCCAACTTGTAATGGAGAATGGGTCCCTTCTGTTCCGGAACCTAAGATACAAATACAAGTGCAGCACAGATTGGGTGCTTATTTAGTGACATTTTACGTTCTTCTAATTAACCTTTATGGAATATTCAAAGGATTCTCCGCGGAGACCAAAAAATACGTAAGAACTGCAATCATTCTTCTGATCTTACAGATCGGATTAGGAATTGTGAACGTATATGCGAAACTTCCAAAACTAGTGACAGCCGCTCATACCGGAGTGGCCATTCTTCTTTTCTTATCCGTTTATGCGGTTTGGGTGCAAAGGGCTTCCGAGCTTTCCAAGAGTAGGGTCTCTTAA
- a CDS encoding SCO family protein, with protein MFSSNHPQRFSKIAAALILFLPFLSVLSFDTERELPTHAVPPELEGVGLEEKLGNHIDKNLSFIDEQGKQVRIGDYLKEGKPLLLTLVYYRCPTLCSLYLNEISTSLKELNLEVGKEFNYIAVSFDPKEKPDLAKAKKEAYVKDYGRGDGSGWSFLTGNNPEIKALSSSLGFSYKWNPYNDQWVHVSVAYVITPDGQISRYLKGIPMDERTLRLSLVEAGNGKIGDLTDSVALFCFQFDPSKNRYTLYAFNIMRIGGFLTVLVLAAFLFRFWKKQNSSSTV; from the coding sequence TTGTTCTCCTCCAATCATCCGCAGCGTTTTTCTAAAATAGCTGCGGCTCTTATTCTTTTTCTGCCATTCCTGTCCGTTCTATCCTTCGATACCGAAAGAGAATTACCTACTCACGCAGTTCCTCCCGAACTCGAAGGTGTAGGCTTGGAAGAAAAATTAGGAAACCATATCGATAAGAATTTATCTTTCATTGATGAACAAGGTAAACAAGTTCGTATAGGCGATTATCTGAAAGAAGGAAAGCCACTTCTTCTTACTTTAGTTTACTATAGATGTCCTACACTCTGCAGTCTTTATCTAAACGAGATCTCAACTTCACTTAAAGAATTAAATTTAGAAGTTGGGAAAGAATTCAATTATATAGCAGTAAGTTTTGATCCGAAAGAAAAACCGGATTTGGCAAAAGCGAAAAAAGAAGCATATGTGAAAGATTATGGAAGAGGGGACGGTTCCGGATGGAGTTTTTTAACCGGAAATAATCCTGAAATAAAGGCTTTGTCTTCCAGCTTGGGTTTTAGCTACAAATGGAATCCTTATAATGATCAATGGGTGCATGTTTCGGTAGCCTATGTGATCACCCCTGATGGACAAATTTCCAGGTACTTAAAAGGGATCCCAATGGATGAAAGGACCCTAAGATTATCTCTTGTAGAGGCTGGAAACGGTAAAATCGGCGATTTGACTGACAGTGTTGCCCTTTTTTGCTTCCAATTTGATCCATCCAAAAATAGGTATACATTATACGCATTCAATATCATGCGAATCGGCGGTTTTCTTACCGTCCTCGTTCTTGCAGCGTTCTTATTCCGCTTTTGGAAGAAACAAAACTCGTCTAGTACAGTATAA
- the coxB gene encoding cytochrome c oxidase subunit II — translation MNWFSFITATSFMPVPATKESGDVDNLYIFLLVSGLISFIILIGGMVIFIFKYRRKTEDQKSAYITHNTLAEFLWSFIPFVIMMIIFAWGWSVFHDLRRVGEKGDVEVHVTARQWAWQFQYANGIIINSPTDKMYDPSVPESTLFAPQIVVVPLGKTIRFILTSDDVLHSFYVPAFRNKMDAVPGRRTTFTFTPIEKGDFTVFCTEYCGTKHSNMMATIRVVDVEQFAAWETQNQPKTGGPVDHVKRGEELYNNLGCNVCHSVNGNKSIGPTWKGLYGNKRVFVDGSSVVADDAYIKQSILLPTAKIVDGFPPAMSSFQGRIKEDEIKSIIEFIKTLK, via the coding sequence ATGAACTGGTTCTCTTTTATTACGGCGACAAGCTTCATGCCGGTTCCAGCGACTAAAGAATCGGGAGATGTAGATAACCTCTATATCTTTCTTCTTGTTTCGGGCCTTATCTCTTTTATCATTCTCATTGGGGGAATGGTAATATTCATTTTCAAGTATAGAAGAAAAACTGAAGACCAGAAAAGTGCGTATATCACGCACAATACTCTTGCTGAGTTCCTTTGGTCCTTCATACCTTTCGTGATCATGATGATCATCTTTGCTTGGGGATGGAGTGTATTTCATGATCTTCGCAGAGTCGGAGAGAAGGGAGATGTAGAGGTTCACGTAACTGCGCGTCAATGGGCTTGGCAGTTTCAATATGCAAATGGAATTATCATCAATAGTCCAACGGATAAAATGTATGATCCAAGTGTTCCAGAATCTACATTATTTGCTCCACAAATCGTAGTGGTTCCTCTTGGTAAAACCATTCGTTTTATTCTTACTTCTGATGACGTTCTGCATAGCTTCTACGTTCCTGCATTCAGGAACAAAATGGATGCGGTTCCAGGCAGAAGAACTACTTTCACTTTCACACCAATTGAGAAAGGGGACTTCACAGTTTTCTGTACTGAATATTGCGGAACTAAACACTCCAATATGATGGCTACGATTCGTGTGGTCGATGTAGAACAATTCGCTGCTTGGGAAACTCAAAACCAGCCAAAGACTGGCGGTCCTGTTGACCATGTGAAACGAGGTGAAGAACTGTATAATAATTTAGGTTGTAACGTTTGTCACAGCGTAAATGGAAATAAAAGCATCGGTCCTACATGGAAAGGTCTCTATGGCAACAAAAGAGTTTTTGTAGATGGGTCTTCAGTAGTTGCTGACGACGCTTATATCAAACAATCCATCCTTCTTCCTACTGCGAAAATAGTAGACGGGTTCCCTCCTGCGATGTCTTCCTTTCAGGGACGTATCAAAGAGGATGAGATTAAATCCATCATCGAATTCATTAAGACGCTTAAATAG
- the ctaD gene encoding cytochrome c oxidase subunit I has protein sequence MAHEQHNYLNHQKGIWSWLTTLDHKRIGIMYFVAIMSFFFLGGVFALLVRAELFTPGKTLFSADVYNRMMTYHGAIMVFMVIVPGIPAIFGNFVLPIMIGAKDVAFPRLNLMSWYMLMIGAAITGSTLFLENVDTGWTFYTPYSSIKTGMGVIPMVLGVFIIGFSSILTGLNFIVTTHKLRAPGMTMNRIPLMVWALYSTAILQVLATPVLAITLLLLIAEKTLGVGIFDPQLGGDPVLFQHFFWFYSHPAVYIMILPAMGVISELVATYSRKIIFGYTAIAYSSLAIAGVSFLVWGHHMFVSGQSEFAGVLFSFITMLVGVPTAIKLFNWIATMYKGSIRLDAPMLFAIGFMFLFTIGGLTGVYLASTGMDIHFHDTYFVVAHFHYVMVGGTLMALMGALIYWFPKVTGKIYSDLLGRISWVFIFSGFNVTFFPQFILGNMGMPRRYYDYLPTFTELNQMSTFGSWLIGTGFLVGLFGVFYALLKGKEAGNNPFGGKTLEWTIPSPPPHENFEKTPVLTGGPYEYR, from the coding sequence ATGGCCCACGAGCAACATAATTACCTGAATCACCAAAAGGGGATTTGGTCCTGGCTTACGACCTTAGATCATAAGCGTATCGGGATCATGTACTTTGTCGCGATCATGAGCTTCTTCTTTTTAGGAGGAGTTTTCGCTCTATTAGTTCGCGCAGAATTATTCACACCGGGAAAAACCCTTTTTTCCGCAGATGTTTATAACAGAATGATGACCTACCATGGAGCCATTATGGTGTTCATGGTGATCGTTCCTGGTATTCCTGCAATTTTCGGAAACTTCGTTCTTCCGATCATGATAGGAGCAAAAGACGTAGCTTTCCCAAGATTAAACTTGATGAGCTGGTACATGCTGATGATCGGAGCTGCGATCACTGGTTCCACTCTCTTCTTGGAAAACGTAGATACTGGTTGGACCTTCTACACTCCATATTCGTCCATTAAAACTGGAATGGGAGTGATCCCGATGGTTCTTGGAGTATTCATTATCGGATTCTCTTCGATTTTGACTGGTCTGAACTTCATCGTAACCACTCATAAACTGAGAGCGCCTGGAATGACCATGAACAGAATTCCTCTCATGGTTTGGGCACTTTATTCAACTGCGATCCTGCAAGTATTGGCTACTCCTGTTCTTGCAATTACACTGCTTCTACTTATTGCAGAGAAAACTCTTGGAGTGGGGATTTTTGATCCTCAGTTGGGAGGAGATCCGGTGTTATTCCAACACTTCTTCTGGTTCTATTCTCACCCTGCAGTTTATATCATGATCCTTCCTGCGATGGGAGTAATCTCCGAGTTGGTAGCAACATACTCTCGCAAAATAATCTTCGGATATACTGCGATTGCTTATTCTTCGTTAGCGATTGCCGGGGTTTCCTTCTTAGTATGGGGACACCATATGTTCGTTTCCGGACAATCAGAGTTTGCAGGGGTTTTATTCTCCTTCATCACTATGCTTGTAGGGGTTCCTACTGCGATTAAATTGTTCAACTGGATCGCGACCATGTATAAAGGAAGTATCCGTTTGGATGCTCCGATGCTTTTCGCGATCGGATTCATGTTCTTATTCACGATCGGTGGTTTGACTGGAGTGTATCTGGCTTCTACCGGTATGGATATTCACTTCCACGATACTTACTTCGTGGTAGCTCACTTCCATTATGTGATGGTTGGTGGAACTCTGATGGCTCTTATGGGAGCATTGATCTACTGGTTCCCTAAAGTAACCGGAAAAATTTATAGTGACCTGCTCGGAAGAATTTCCTGGGTCTTTATCTTCTCCGGATTTAATGTTACCTTCTTCCCTCAATTCATCTTGGGGAATATGGGAATGCCTCGTAGATATTACGATTATCTTCCTACATTCACCGAGTTAAACCAAATGTCCACTTTCGGATCTTGGTTGATCGGAACAGGATTTTTGGTCGGACTTTTCGGAGTGTTCTACGCACTTTTGAAAGGAAAAGAAGCAGGAAACAATCCTTTCGGAGGAAAAACTTTGGAGTGGACTATTCCTTCTCCTCCTCCACATGAAAACTTTGAAAAGACCCCAGTACTAACCGGAGGGCCATATGAGTACCGCTAA
- a CDS encoding cytochrome c oxidase subunit 3 family protein: MSTANHTGGFHHAHHFDSAEHQYESSKQGIWLFLVTEILMFGGLFVGYSIYHSLYPQVFHAGSKQLSVVLGALNTVVLLFSSFTMALGINYVQRGLKNKAIIALAVTIACAAIFMVVKFFEYTHKFHVGTVPGKYAYTEELSASGEKVTKVGALLAEANKLSVAEREHKLHLDETEYEHLTLLERTKNWPLFFGFYFVMSGIHGLHVLAGAFLIFWVLLKVIKNQVGPEYYTPVEGVGLFWHVVDLIWIYLFPLLYLVG, from the coding sequence ATGAGTACCGCTAATCACACAGGTGGTTTTCATCACGCACATCATTTCGACAGCGCAGAACATCAATACGAATCTTCTAAACAAGGGATCTGGTTATTCCTTGTAACTGAGATCCTGATGTTTGGTGGATTATTCGTAGGATATTCCATCTACCATTCTTTGTATCCTCAAGTTTTCCATGCGGGAAGTAAGCAACTTTCCGTGGTCTTGGGAGCGTTGAATACAGTGGTTCTTCTGTTCAGCTCCTTCACAATGGCGCTTGGTATTAACTACGTGCAAAGAGGTCTTAAAAATAAGGCGATCATCGCTCTTGCAGTAACCATCGCTTGTGCCGCGATCTTTATGGTCGTAAAGTTTTTTGAGTACACTCACAAGTTTCACGTAGGTACAGTTCCTGGCAAATACGCTTACACTGAAGAATTAAGCGCTTCCGGTGAGAAGGTAACCAAAGTGGGTGCTCTACTTGCAGAAGCTAATAAACTTAGCGTAGCAGAAAGAGAACACAAACTTCATCTGGACGAAACTGAATACGAACACCTGACCCTTTTGGAAAGAACCAAAAACTGGCCTCTGTTCTTCGGATTCTATTTCGTGATGTCCGGTATTCACGGTTTGCACGTTCTTGCTGGTGCATTCTTGATTTTCTGGGTTCTTTTAAAAGTGATCAAAAACCAAGTTGGTCCTGAATACTACACTCCTGTAGAAGGTGTGGGACTATTCTGGCACGTGGTCGACTTGATCTGGATTTACCTCTTCCCTCTTCTTTATCTGGTGGGATAA
- a CDS encoding CarD family transcriptional regulator codes for MAGKKKQSGYDHGVGDYVVYPIHGVGEITEIAKKVILGKKKECYVMEIQGSKMKVMIPVDKAKQVGIRPIIDKKDIKKVINLLKKDEVDTEEDWKIRYQNNLNKIKSGSIFEVADVCRNLFRRANGKELSIMERKLYESAYNLVKMEVALSKGVSQEEAGNLVSDVLASTFAPGDRVPVAAVDIDEE; via the coding sequence TTGGCTGGCAAAAAGAAACAATCTGGCTACGATCATGGCGTAGGCGACTACGTCGTATATCCGATCCACGGGGTAGGTGAAATCACCGAAATCGCTAAAAAGGTTATCCTGGGAAAGAAAAAAGAGTGCTACGTAATGGAAATCCAGGGTAGCAAGATGAAGGTGATGATCCCGGTCGATAAAGCAAAACAGGTCGGAATTCGACCGATTATCGACAAGAAGGATATTAAAAAAGTCATCAATCTACTCAAGAAAGACGAGGTCGATACTGAAGAGGACTGGAAGATCAGGTACCAAAACAACCTGAACAAAATAAAGTCCGGATCGATTTTCGAAGTGGCGGATGTGTGCAGGAATTTATTCCGCAGGGCAAACGGTAAAGAACTGTCCATCATGGAACGTAAATTGTACGAAAGTGCGTACAATCTAGTGAAGATGGAAGTCGCCCTAAGCAAAGGAGTTTCCCAAGAAGAAGCGGGAAATCTCGTGTCAGATGTTCTAGCTAGTACATTCGCTCCGGGAGATAGAGTTCCCGTGGCAGCAGTCGACATAGACGAAGAATAA
- a CDS encoding PIN/TRAM domain-containing protein, translating to MAYFYKGLTAVLLSLVSFFVTQKQTQEFVFSGSSAGLVLVISLVLLFGETKLFPKLRGDVIFCVGVGALLGFALAWFIGTIIRFEELNLALYLILGLFGARAGKSFAKEPGLSVFGGGGGGPTSLVDPFGVASIGKDEVRDKILDTSVVIDGRILDIADTHFIDGPLILPNFVLREIQLISDSSDPIKRARGRRGLEMLNKLQRKGSIEVKITYKDYSDTREVDAKLIKLARDTGGKIVTNDFNLNKVAELQGVKVLNLNTLANALKPVVLPGEELAIQVIKEGKDENQGIGYLEDGTMVVIENGGHLVGKEVKVTVTSIIQTAAGKMIFTKANGNGGGGSFDKGERAPEKENRGKGDRGGEDRGNRYDRGDRGNEERGNRKDYQNKNQNRGNYQDRGDRNESKGDDFGNRKDFQDQQQQQQ from the coding sequence ATGGCGTATTTTTATAAAGGTCTAACGGCCGTCCTACTCTCCTTAGTGTCGTTCTTTGTAACGCAAAAACAAACCCAAGAGTTTGTATTTTCAGGCTCCAGTGCTGGGCTTGTACTCGTTATTTCTCTCGTACTTTTGTTCGGTGAAACTAAACTATTTCCAAAACTTCGCGGAGACGTTATTTTTTGTGTAGGAGTCGGAGCTCTATTGGGATTCGCACTCGCTTGGTTTATTGGAACGATTATTCGTTTTGAGGAATTGAATCTTGCATTGTACCTGATCTTAGGTCTTTTCGGAGCTAGAGCGGGTAAGTCATTTGCAAAAGAACCTGGCCTTTCCGTATTCGGAGGTGGCGGCGGCGGACCTACTTCTCTAGTAGATCCATTCGGCGTAGCTTCTATCGGTAAAGATGAAGTCAGAGACAAAATTTTGGATACTTCTGTTGTTATCGACGGAAGAATATTAGATATTGCTGATACACATTTTATCGATGGGCCTCTCATTCTACCTAACTTCGTATTAAGAGAGATCCAGTTGATCAGTGACTCTTCTGATCCGATCAAAAGAGCAAGAGGACGCCGTGGTTTGGAGATGTTGAACAAACTCCAAAGAAAGGGTTCCATCGAAGTTAAGATCACGTACAAAGATTATTCCGACACGAGAGAAGTGGACGCTAAGTTAATCAAACTTGCTAGAGACACCGGTGGAAAAATCGTAACCAACGACTTCAACCTGAACAAGGTTGCGGAACTCCAAGGAGTAAAAGTCCTTAATCTGAACACCTTGGCAAACGCATTAAAACCTGTTGTTCTTCCTGGTGAAGAGTTGGCTATCCAAGTCATCAAAGAAGGAAAGGACGAAAACCAGGGTATCGGTTATCTAGAAGACGGAACCATGGTAGTGATAGAGAACGGTGGACATCTAGTTGGAAAAGAAGTGAAGGTTACTGTAACTTCTATCATCCAAACTGCTGCCGGAAAAATGATCTTCACTAAAGCCAACGGAAATGGCGGCGGCGGAAGCTTTGATAAAGGTGAACGTGCCCCTGAGAAAGAAAATCGCGGTAAAGGTGATCGTGGCGGAGAAGATCGTGGAAACAGATACGATCGTGGGGACCGAGGAAACGAGGAAAGAGGTAACCGTAAAGATTACCAAAACAAAAACCAGAACCGCGGCAATTACCAAGACAGAGGCGATAGAAACGAGAGCAAAGGGGATGATTTTGGAAATCGTAAAGACTTCCAAGATCAGCAACAACAGCAACAATAA
- the pckA gene encoding phosphoenolpyruvate carboxykinase (ATP), with translation MQAQAQVKGLKELGIEPSEVFHNLSYDEIFEHEKNNGETVLSSNGTMMVDTGIFTGRSPKDKYFVDEPSSNKNIWWSHINFKASEAVFEELYQKCVNYLSGKKLYVFDGYAGANPETRIGLRVVSEKAWQHHFCTNMFLRPSKEELANLLPEFTIINACGVKNEKYKEHGLNSEVFVIFNLAKKLCIIGGTEYGGEMKKGIFSVMNYKLPLQGIVSMHCSANIGNKDGDTALFFGLSGTGKTTLSTDPNRKLIGDDEHGWDDNGIFNIEGGCYAKVINLDPKTEPEIFEAIKRDALLENVVYDEKTKVVDYTSAAKTENTRVSYPIYHIKNIQVPSKGGHPKVIIFLTYDAFGVLPPVSRLSIEQAMYHFLSGYTAKVAGTERGVKEPTATFSACFGAAFMTLHPTVYAKLLGEKMRKHNVRAYMMNTGLVGGAYGTGKRMNLPSTRKIIDEIMNGNIDKAEFIKHPIFQVEYPKTVEGVDSAILDPRGAWADKAAYDESSKKLAGMFIENFKKYVEGSKDFDFTAFGPQIG, from the coding sequence ATGCAGGCCCAAGCGCAAGTGAAGGGACTGAAGGAGCTCGGTATAGAGCCCTCCGAAGTCTTCCATAACCTTTCATACGACGAAATTTTCGAACACGAAAAGAATAACGGGGAAACCGTCCTTTCTTCCAACGGAACCATGATGGTGGATACCGGTATTTTTACCGGACGTTCTCCAAAAGATAAATACTTCGTAGACGAACCTTCTTCTAACAAGAATATCTGGTGGTCTCATATTAACTTTAAAGCTTCCGAAGCAGTTTTCGAAGAGCTTTATCAGAAATGTGTAAACTACCTGAGCGGAAAAAAACTCTACGTATTCGACGGATACGCAGGAGCAAACCCTGAGACTAGAATTGGTCTTCGTGTAGTTTCCGAAAAAGCTTGGCAACATCATTTCTGTACCAACATGTTCCTTCGCCCTAGCAAGGAAGAGTTGGCTAATCTTCTTCCTGAATTTACTATTATCAACGCTTGCGGAGTGAAGAACGAAAAATACAAAGAGCATGGCCTGAACTCCGAAGTATTCGTGATCTTCAACCTTGCAAAAAAACTTTGTATTATCGGTGGAACCGAATACGGCGGAGAAATGAAGAAGGGTATCTTCTCCGTAATGAACTATAAGTTGCCATTACAGGGAATCGTTTCTATGCATTGTTCCGCGAATATCGGAAACAAAGATGGAGACACTGCTCTGTTCTTCGGACTTTCCGGAACTGGTAAAACTACTCTTTCCACTGACCCGAACCGCAAACTGATCGGAGACGATGAGCATGGTTGGGACGATAACGGAATTTTCAATATCGAAGGCGGTTGTTACGCGAAAGTGATCAACCTGGATCCTAAGACGGAGCCTGAAATTTTCGAAGCAATCAAAAGAGATGCTCTTTTAGAGAACGTCGTTTACGACGAGAAAACGAAAGTTGTAGATTACACTTCCGCTGCTAAAACCGAGAACACCAGAGTTTCCTACCCGATCTACCATATCAAAAACATCCAAGTTCCTTCCAAAGGTGGCCATCCTAAAGTGATCATCTTCTTGACTTACGATGCATTCGGAGTTCTTCCTCCTGTTTCTCGTCTGTCAATCGAACAAGCGATGTATCACTTCCTTTCCGGTTACACTGCGAAAGTTGCAGGAACTGAAAGAGGTGTTAAAGAGCCTACTGCAACCTTCTCCGCTTGTTTCGGAGCTGCGTTCATGACACTTCACCCGACTGTTTATGCTAAGTTGTTGGGAGAGAAGATGCGTAAGCACAATGTTCGCGCATATATGATGAATACAGGACTTGTTGGTGGAGCTTACGGAACTGGTAAGAGGATGAATCTTCCTTCTACTCGTAAAATTATCGACGAGATCATGAATGGAAACATCGACAAGGCTGAATTTATTAAACATCCCATCTTCCAAGTGGAATATCCTAAAACCGTAGAAGGTGTGGATAGCGCTATTCTGGATCCTCGTGGGGCTTGGGCTGATAAGGCTGCTTACGATGAGTCTTCTAAAAAACTTGCAGGCATGTTTATTGAGAACTTCAAAAAATATGTAGAAGGTTCCAAAGACTTCGACTTCACAGCTTTCGGACCTCAAATCGGCTAA
- a CDS encoding phasin-related domain-containing protein, whose translation MEKEIKEALNFAIGAAKTLREQADSILLKVEKEFKELSAKGSQDQSEVANNLRKYIEDALRSVEGLAGQVNSKVEEAKKEFGKKNSNGSAG comes from the coding sequence ATGGAAAAGGAAATCAAAGAAGCACTGAATTTCGCGATCGGAGCGGCAAAAACCCTGAGGGAACAGGCGGACAGTATTCTTTTAAAAGTGGAAAAAGAATTTAAAGAGCTCTCCGCAAAAGGTTCTCAAGACCAGAGTGAAGTTGCAAATAATCTTAGAAAGTACATCGAAGACGCATTACGTTCCGTGGAAGGTCTTGCTGGCCAAGTAAACTCTAAAGTAGAAGAAGCAAAAAAAGAATTCGGTAAGAAAAATTCTAACGGTTCTGCCGGCTAA